A stretch of Henckelia pumila isolate YLH828 chromosome 4, ASM3356847v2, whole genome shotgun sequence DNA encodes these proteins:
- the LOC140863465 gene encoding uncharacterized protein: MGESFTIQLSSNLVRNLLDDGEKVKKKTKKPKSKIPRETKNPQPKQLSNDSETFKSLPSAGGWPLQPPMYLPVPPPKSENAELDSIKSLLQDSQDVMERLQKREENMLQEVTQRAKALHDEEFKLPHRKPMPCLKENDECFKCYKEHPKDALKCADLVKDYADCARRVRQQLNAAEN, translated from the coding sequence ATGGGTGAATCATTTACAATTCAGCTAAGCAGTAACTTAGTCAGAAACCTTCTCGATGATGGTGAGAAggtaaaaaagaaaacaaagaagCCGAAATCAAAGATCCCACGAGAAACAAAAAATCCCCAACCGAAGCAGCTATCTAATGATTCGGAGACGTTTAAAAGTCTTCCCTCTGCGGGTGGATGGCCACTTCAGCCTCCTATGTACCTCCCAGTTCCACCTCCTAAATCTGAAAATGCAGAGTTAGATTCCATCAAGTCTCTCCTTCAGGACAGCCAGGATGTTATGGAAAGATTGCAGAAACGGGAGGAAAATATGTTACAAGAGGTTACTCAAAGAGCCAAGGCTCTCCATGATGAGGAGTTTAAGCTTCCACATCGCAAGCCAATGCCTTGTTTGAAGGAGAATGATGAATGTTTTAAGTGCTACAAGGAGCATCCCAAGGACGCCCTCAAATGCGCTGATCTGGTTAAAGATTACGCAGATTGTGCACGAAGAGTTAGGCAACAACTCAATGCAGCAGAGAATTAG